The proteins below come from a single Mauremys reevesii isolate NIE-2019 linkage group 6, ASM1616193v1, whole genome shotgun sequence genomic window:
- the SMIM27 gene encoding small integral membrane protein 27: MAPLGRRARDWLYSLILLTIVLLSWGYVIYATRIAARWQLEKDYPDQMLNF, translated from the exons ATGGCGCCGCTGGGCCGCCGCGCCCGGGACTGGCTTTACTCGCTG ATTCTTCTTACCATTGTATTACTTTCATGGGGATATGTTATTTATGCAACACGAATAGCAGCTCGGTGGCAACTTGAGAAGGACTACCCTGATCAAATGCTGAATTTTTAA